One Brassica napus cultivar Da-Ae chromosome A1, Da-Ae, whole genome shotgun sequence genomic region harbors:
- the LOC106369190 gene encoding acireductone dioxygenase 2 — protein sequence MGEAVKDGREEVIQAWYMDDSQDDQRLPHHKDPKEFISLDKLAELGVLSWRLDADNYETDEELKKIRESRGYSYMDFCEVCPEKLPNYEEKVKSFFEEHLHTDEEIRYCVAGSGYFDVRDRNEAWIRVWVKKGGMIVLPAGIYHRFTVDSDNYIKAMRLFVGEPVWTPYNRPHDHLPARKEYVDNFVKKAINASA from the exons ATGGGTGAAGCCGTGAAG gatggaagagaagaagtgATTCAGGCTTGGTACATGGATGATAGCCAAGATGATCAGCGACTTCCTCACCACAAGGATCCTAAAGAGTTTATCTCTCTCGACAAACTTGCAG AGCTTGGAGTCCTTAGCTGGAGACTTGATGCTGATAACTACGAAACCGATGAGGAGTTGAAAAAGATCCGCGAGTCTCGTGGTTACTCCTACATG GACTTTTGTGAGGTATGCCCAGAGAAGCTTCCAAATTATGAAGAGAAAGTAAAGAGCTTCTTCGAGGAACATCTCCACACTGATGAAGAGATCCGTTACTGCGTTGCAGGAAGTG GCTACTTTGATGTGAGGGATCGCAACGAAGCTTGGATCAGAGTTTGGGTGAAGAAGGGAGGAATGATAGTCTTGCCTGCTGGAATTTATCATCGCTTCACCGTGGATTCTGACAACTATATCAAG GCAATGCGTCTTTTCGTGGGTGAACCGGTGTGGACACCATACAATCGTCCACACGACCATCTTCCTGCAAG GAAAGAATATGTCGATAACTTCGTGAAGAAAGCCATTAACGCCTCTGCTTAG
- the LOC106369189 gene encoding early light-induced protein 2, chloroplastic, with translation MATASFSMLSVFAAPSGGLGSRNIRTTNQVFSTRNPLVGVRCMAQDDPIKEESPLPSTSATPPQTPLYSPPPLSKPKVSTKFGDLLAFSGPAPERINGRLAMVGFVAAIAVELSKGENMFAQISDGGVGWFLGTTALLTLASMIPLFKGIRAESKSKGFMTSDAELWNGRFAMLGLVALAFTEYVKGGTLV, from the exons ATGGCAACGGCGTCGTTTAGCATGCTGTCAGTGTTCGCCGCTCCTTCCGGTGGATTGGGCTCTCGCAACATCAGAACCACAAACCAAGTCTTCTCCACTAGAAATCCTTTGGTGGGAGTCAGGTGCATGGCTCAG GACGATCCTATCAAGGAAGAATCTCCTCTGCCTTCAACCTCGGCCACTCCACCTCAGACGCCGTTGTATTCTCCTCCACCACTTAGCAAGCCTAAG GTGAGTACGAAGTTTGGTGATCTTTTAGCGTTTAGCGGTCCAGCGCCCGAAAGAATAAACGGGAGACTCGCTATGGTAGGGTTCGTAGCGGCGATTGCGGTGGAGCTTTCGAAGGGAGAGAACATGTTTGCTCAAATCTCCGACGGTGGAGTCGGATGGTTTCTAGGAACAACGGCGTTGCTAACGTTGGCATCGATGATTCCATTGTTCAAGGGAATAAGGGCAGAGTCAAAATCCAAAGGGTTTATGACGTCAGATGCCGAGCTATGGAATGGTCGATTCGCCATGCTCGGCCTCGTGGCCTTGGCTTTCACTGAGTACGTCAAAGGCGGGACTCTTgtctaa